A window from Heteronotia binoei isolate CCM8104 ecotype False Entrance Well chromosome 15, APGP_CSIRO_Hbin_v1, whole genome shotgun sequence encodes these proteins:
- the CD37 gene encoding leukocyte antigen CD37, translated as MSHKGCLSVTKYFLFIFNIFFFILGSLLFSFGLWILFDQNSFASTLGSSLFALKIWSYIFSGVGILTMLMGFLGCLGSLKEIKCMLGFYFAFLLLLFVAQIAIGIVVYTQRDTIHVTVRDYVGDIIRNYKLNGSFTDKEESWDVVQEQFQCCGWNSYVDWRENRAVANNGSSIYPCSCRNHSQAGQPLSNNTETPKPPKRAEGFCVAQGEWPVYKDGCMANVQNWLANNIITIVGLCLGIALMELFLMTLSMFLCKTIGPNYDKLARYS; from the exons ATGTCTCACAAAGGATGCCTCAGCGTCACCAAGTACTTCCTCTTCATCTtcaacatcttcttcttt ATTCTTGGAAGCCTCCTCTTCAGCTTTGGTTTATGGATACTTTTTGACCAGAATAGTTTTGCATCCACCCTAG GGTCATCACTTTTTGCATTGAAGATCTGGTCCTATATTTTCTCTGGGGTCGGCATCCTTACAATGCTCATGGGATTCCTTGGATGCCTGGGCTCCCTCAAAGAAATCAAGTGTATGCTGGGATTT TACTTTGCctttctgctgcttctcttcGTTGCTCAGATCGCCATTGGAATTGTGGTGTATACACAGCGGGACACG ATCCATGTGACAGTCAGAGACTATGTTGGTGACATAATTCGGAATTACAAGTTGAATGGGTCATTCACAGATAAGGAGGAGAGCTGGGATGTTGTGCAAGAGCAG TTCCAGTGCTGTGGATGGAATTCTTACGTAGACTGGCGAGAGAACCGTGCAGTGGCCAACAATGGCTCCTCCATCTATCCTTGCTCCTGCCGAAACCATTCTCAGGCTGGCCAGCCACTGAGCAACAACACAGAGACCCCCAAGCCTCCAAAGCGTGCTGAAGGTTTCTGTGTTGCCCAGGGAGAGTGGCCTGTCTATAAGGAT GGCTGCATGGCCAACGTCCAGAACTGGCTTGCCAATAATATCATCACCATTGTGGGACTCTGTCTTGGAATTGCCCTCATGGAG cTCTTCCTAATGACGCTATCGATGTTTCTGTGTAAGACCATTGGGCCCAACTACGACAAGCTCGCTCGCTATTCCTAG